Proteins encoded in a region of the Chitinophagales bacterium genome:
- a CDS encoding helix-turn-helix transcriptional regulator, with product MKTKTWAKIKDDVYGKKGTARRDHVEREFESFKIGLLLKKAREDRKLTQEQLAQLVNKKRSYISRVESDGSNITLKTLFEIVEKGFGGKLNISIDI from the coding sequence ATGAAAACTAAAACATGGGCGAAAATCAAGGATGATGTTTACGGTAAAAAAGGCACCGCTCGCAGAGATCATGTGGAAAGGGAGTTTGAATCATTTAAAATTGGCCTGCTTTTAAAAAAAGCCAGGGAAGACCGAAAGCTCACACAGGAACAATTGGCTCAACTGGTGAATAAAAAGCGAAGCTATATTTCAAGAGTAGAAAGTGACGGCAGTAATATTACCCTTAAAACACTCTTTGAAATAGTGGAAAAAGGCTTTGGAGGTAAATTGAATATTTCTATTGATATTTAG
- a CDS encoding NADPH-dependent FMN reductase, whose protein sequence is MKILAISGSASKESSNALLLKTIKEQFSASYDFEVYENLRNLPLFRPEDNKGKIPESVLELRQKCSQADALIICTPEYTHNIPAVVKNALEWMTESGELADKKILPITFTPHEPRGEYAMKSLLFSLQTMNARVVTQLPLYKTDVEIRDGKMELNDDYLFLIGEALKLL, encoded by the coding sequence ATGAAAATTTTAGCCATCTCCGGTTCTGCAAGCAAAGAGAGCTCAAATGCACTTTTGCTGAAAACAATAAAGGAACAGTTTTCTGCAAGCTATGATTTTGAGGTTTATGAAAACCTGAGAAATCTGCCGCTTTTTCGACCAGAGGACAATAAGGGCAAAATCCCGGAATCTGTTTTGGAATTGCGCCAAAAATGCAGCCAGGCAGATGCCCTGATTATTTGCACCCCCGAATACACACACAATATTCCCGCAGTGGTTAAAAATGCTCTGGAATGGATGACAGAATCGGGGGAACTGGCCGATAAGAAAATATTGCCCATCACATTTACACCCCATGAACCCCGTGGCGAATACGCCATGAAATCCTTGCTGTTTTCGTTGCAAACCATGAATGCCAGAGTTGTAACCCAGCTACCGCTTTACAAAACAGATGTTGAGATCAGGGACGGGAAAATGGAATTAAATGACGATTATCTTTTTTTGATTGGTGAGGCTTTGAAGCTGTTGTAA
- a CDS encoding glycoside hydrolase family 16 protein translates to MFKAKLFLFFVWVTQFVYGQEIPLKGYELVWSDEFEQGELDESKWRHRSLGERRDAINIKEAIEIHPGGYLIIRTEKVADQIFTGMISTQNKFMPTYGYFETRVYLPREKGLWAAFWLQSPTFGKVIDDMEASGAEIDIFEYLGNNKRRIQHALHWNGYDENLESRSQKVRERQLRKGWHTFGLLWTADEYVYYVNGEENWRISEAVSQRSQYIILSVEVGEWAGKIKRADLPENFVVDYVRVYQEKENQNIENQEK, encoded by the coding sequence ATGTTTAAGGCTAAGCTTTTTTTATTTTTTGTTTGGGTTACTCAATTTGTTTATGGCCAGGAAATTCCGCTTAAGGGATATGAACTTGTCTGGTCGGATGAATTTGAGCAGGGAGAATTAGATGAAAGCAAATGGAGACACCGTTCGCTGGGAGAAAGACGGGACGCCATCAACATAAAAGAAGCGATAGAAATTCATCCGGGTGGGTATTTGATTATCCGTACCGAAAAAGTGGCCGACCAGATTTTTACAGGAATGATCAGTACACAAAACAAATTTATGCCCACCTACGGTTATTTTGAAACACGGGTTTATTTACCGCGCGAAAAAGGTTTGTGGGCGGCATTCTGGTTGCAATCTCCTACTTTCGGAAAGGTGATTGATGATATGGAAGCCTCTGGAGCAGAAATTGATATTTTCGAATATCTGGGCAATAATAAAAGACGTATACAACATGCTCTGCACTGGAATGGCTATGATGAAAATCTGGAATCACGAAGTCAAAAAGTAAGAGAACGTCAGCTGAGAAAAGGCTGGCATACATTTGGGCTTTTGTGGACAGCAGATGAATATGTTTATTATGTAAATGGCGAAGAAAACTGGCGTATTTCAGAAGCTGTTTCTCAAAGAAGTCAGTACATTATTTTAAGTGTGGAAGTGGGCGAATGGGCAGGAAAGATCAAAAGAGCTGATTTGCCCGAGAATTTTGTAGTGGATTATGTACGGGTTTATCAGGAAAAGGAGAATCAAAATATAGAAAACCAGGAAAAATGA